One genomic window of Nicotiana sylvestris chromosome 10, ASM39365v2, whole genome shotgun sequence includes the following:
- the LOC104248612 gene encoding caffeoylshikimate esterase, translating to MDLTLTSTFRPSLPPEFSFIHRKINQPIILHHNLKCKPLISKNKVITMAIKKPKIEGVSEALNEIASQNLDHAPARRRVRSAFIATQQQLDHILFKMAPADIRVEEWYETNSKGQQIFCKSWLPKPGVRIKGALCFCHGYGDTCTFFFEGIARFISASGYAVYAIDHPGFGLSDGLHGYIPEFDGIVDNVNEQYVKIKGRPEVSGLPCFIFGQSMGGAIALKALLKEPRQWDGVVLVAPMCKIAEDMTPPVLLQKVLIFVSNVTPQAKIVPTKDLAELAFREFKKRKMAPYNVISYSHKTRVKTAVELLNATKYIESQVEKVASPMLILHGAADKVTDPLVSQYLYDKSSSSDKTLKLYEGGYHCILEGEPDDRILTVLNDIISWLDSRCSAN from the exons ATGGACCTTACTCTAACTTCCACTTTCCGACCATCTTTACCACCTGAATTCTCATTCATTCACCGGAAAATTAACCAGCCCATTATTCTCCATCATAATTTGAAGTGTAAACCATTAATTTCAAAGAATAAAGTGATTACTATGGCAATTaaaaagccaaaaattgaaggTGTAAGTGAAGCATTAAATGAAATTGCTTCACAGAATTTGGATCATGCTCCTGCTAGAAGAAGGGTTCGATCAGCTTTTATTGCTACTCAGCAACAGCTTGATCATATCTTATTTAAG ATGGCTCCAGCTGATATCAGAGTAGAAGag TGGTATGAAACAAATTCGAAAGGCCAACAGATTTTCTGTAAAAGTTGGCTGCCAAAGCCAGGCGTACGAATTAAAGGTGCTTTGTGCTTTTGTCATGGATATGGTGATACCTGCACTTTCTTCTTTGAAG GTATTGCAAGGTTTATTTCGGCCTCTGGCTATGCAGTCTATGCGATTGACCATCCCGGTTTTGGTCTCTCGGATGGTTTGCACGGATATATTCCTGAATTTGATGGTATAGTTGACAATGTCAATGAGCAGTATGTGAAGATAAAAG GTAGGCCAGAAGTTAGCGGGCTTCCCTGCTTTATATTTGGGCAATCAATGGGAGGTGCAATTGCTCTGAAAGCTCTTCTAAAGGAACCACGTCAATGGGATGGAGTTGTCCTTGTTGCGCCAATGTGCAAA ATTGCAGAAGACATGACGCCACCAGTTCTCCTACAGAAAGTCTTGATTTTTGTATCAAACGTTACGCCACAAGCAAAGATAGTCCCTACTAAAGATTTGGCAGAATTGGCATTCAGGGAGTTCAAGAAAAGGAAAATG GCTCCATACAATGTAATCTCTTACTCGCATAAAACACGCGTGAAAACTGCTGTTGAACTCTTAAACGCTACAAAATACATAGAATCGCAGGTGGAAAAG GTGGCATCCCCGATGCTCATTCTTCACGGAGCTGCAGATAAAGTGACGGATCCTCTCGTTAGTCAGTATCTGTATGATAAGTCTTCGAGCAGCGACAAAACTCTTAAGCTCTATGAAGGAGGCTATCACTGCATTCTTGAAGGTGAACCTGATGACAGGATTCTTACTGTGCTCAATGACATTATCTCGTGGCTTGATTCTCGTTGCTCCGCAAATTAG
- the LOC104248611 gene encoding zinc finger protein JAGGED-like isoform X4 → MSPERNPLDLNNLPDDFCRDGKQVIEGYRKKKNGAKEGKEECGKVYECRFCSLKFCKSQALGGHMNRHRQERETETLNRARQLVFNNDNLIAPPHLGCQPIPHVAGGYHHQAGNIGDPTLSYRPQPPPVYTTRLFSGNSTTLLPPGQPPQPPHQPPYMYPSPPRLLSFSSQYPTGHSNDYFVGHVLSGNSHSSTPNNFMGSSTLPDGSNNYTCIGAPIGHGLGLGSGSNRGTEGLNNNGF, encoded by the exons AT gAGTCCAGAAAGAAACCCTCTTGACCTCAACAACTTACCTGATGACTTTTGTAGAGATGGTAAACAAGTTATTGAAG ggtataggaaaaagaaaaacggcgctaaagaaggaaaagaagagtGTGGTAAAGTCTATGAATGTAGGTTTTGTTCCCTCAAGTTCTGCAAATCTCAAGCTCTTGGGGGACATATGAACCGCCACCGTCAAG AGAGGGAGACAGAAACTCTGAACCGGGCTCGTCAGCTCGTCTTCAATAACGATAACCTAATTGCTCCTCCTCACTTAGG TTGCCAGCCAATTCCTCATGTAGCTGGAGGTTATCATCATCAAGCAGGAAATATTGGTGATCCAACACTCTCATATAGACCACAACCACCACCAGTTTATACAACAAGGTTATTTTCCGGCAACTCCACCACCCTCTTGCCACCAGGACAACCACCACAACCACCTCATCAACCACCCTACATGTACCCTTCTCCGCCGCGTCTCCTCTCCTTTTCTTCTCAATATCCAACCGGCCATTCAAACGATTACTTTGTTGGCCATGTTCTTTCGGGAAACTCACACTCATCAACTCCAAATAACTTCATGGGATCATCAACTTTACCTGATGGTAGTAACAATTACACTTGCATTGGTGCACCAATAGGACATGGACTTGGACTTGGCAGTGGAAGTAATAGAGGCACAGAAGGGCTTAATAATAATGGATTTTAG
- the LOC104248611 gene encoding zinc finger protein JAGGED-like isoform X1, whose product MSPERNPLDLNNLPDDFCRDGKQVIEGSSSFNAGYRKKKNGAKEGKEECGKVYECRFCSLKFCKSQALGGHMNRHRQERETETLNRARQLVFNNDNLIAPPHLGCQPIPHVAGGYHHQAGNIGDPTLSYRPQPPPVYTTRLFSGNSTTLLPPGQPPQPPHQPPYMYPSPPRLLSFSSQYPTGHSNDYFVGHVLSGNSHSSTPNNFMGSSTLPDGSNNYTCIGAPIGHGLGLGSGSNRGTEGLNNNGF is encoded by the exons AT gAGTCCAGAAAGAAACCCTCTTGACCTCAACAACTTACCTGATGACTTTTGTAGAGATGGTAAACAAGTTATTGAAGGTAGCTCTTCATTTAATG CAGggtataggaaaaagaaaaacggcgctaaagaaggaaaagaagagtGTGGTAAAGTCTATGAATGTAGGTTTTGTTCCCTCAAGTTCTGCAAATCTCAAGCTCTTGGGGGACATATGAACCGCCACCGTCAAG AGAGGGAGACAGAAACTCTGAACCGGGCTCGTCAGCTCGTCTTCAATAACGATAACCTAATTGCTCCTCCTCACTTAGG TTGCCAGCCAATTCCTCATGTAGCTGGAGGTTATCATCATCAAGCAGGAAATATTGGTGATCCAACACTCTCATATAGACCACAACCACCACCAGTTTATACAACAAGGTTATTTTCCGGCAACTCCACCACCCTCTTGCCACCAGGACAACCACCACAACCACCTCATCAACCACCCTACATGTACCCTTCTCCGCCGCGTCTCCTCTCCTTTTCTTCTCAATATCCAACCGGCCATTCAAACGATTACTTTGTTGGCCATGTTCTTTCGGGAAACTCACACTCATCAACTCCAAATAACTTCATGGGATCATCAACTTTACCTGATGGTAGTAACAATTACACTTGCATTGGTGCACCAATAGGACATGGACTTGGACTTGGCAGTGGAAGTAATAGAGGCACAGAAGGGCTTAATAATAATGGATTTTAG
- the LOC104248611 gene encoding zinc finger protein JAGGED-like isoform X2 encodes MSPERNPLDLNNLPDDFCRDGKQVIEGSSSFNGYRKKKNGAKEGKEECGKVYECRFCSLKFCKSQALGGHMNRHRQERETETLNRARQLVFNNDNLIAPPHLGCQPIPHVAGGYHHQAGNIGDPTLSYRPQPPPVYTTRLFSGNSTTLLPPGQPPQPPHQPPYMYPSPPRLLSFSSQYPTGHSNDYFVGHVLSGNSHSSTPNNFMGSSTLPDGSNNYTCIGAPIGHGLGLGSGSNRGTEGLNNNGF; translated from the exons AT gAGTCCAGAAAGAAACCCTCTTGACCTCAACAACTTACCTGATGACTTTTGTAGAGATGGTAAACAAGTTATTGAAGGTAGCTCTTCATTTAATG ggtataggaaaaagaaaaacggcgctaaagaaggaaaagaagagtGTGGTAAAGTCTATGAATGTAGGTTTTGTTCCCTCAAGTTCTGCAAATCTCAAGCTCTTGGGGGACATATGAACCGCCACCGTCAAG AGAGGGAGACAGAAACTCTGAACCGGGCTCGTCAGCTCGTCTTCAATAACGATAACCTAATTGCTCCTCCTCACTTAGG TTGCCAGCCAATTCCTCATGTAGCTGGAGGTTATCATCATCAAGCAGGAAATATTGGTGATCCAACACTCTCATATAGACCACAACCACCACCAGTTTATACAACAAGGTTATTTTCCGGCAACTCCACCACCCTCTTGCCACCAGGACAACCACCACAACCACCTCATCAACCACCCTACATGTACCCTTCTCCGCCGCGTCTCCTCTCCTTTTCTTCTCAATATCCAACCGGCCATTCAAACGATTACTTTGTTGGCCATGTTCTTTCGGGAAACTCACACTCATCAACTCCAAATAACTTCATGGGATCATCAACTTTACCTGATGGTAGTAACAATTACACTTGCATTGGTGCACCAATAGGACATGGACTTGGACTTGGCAGTGGAAGTAATAGAGGCACAGAAGGGCTTAATAATAATGGATTTTAG
- the LOC104248611 gene encoding zinc finger protein JAGGED-like isoform X3, with protein MSPERNPLDLNNLPDDFCRDGKQVIEAGYRKKKNGAKEGKEECGKVYECRFCSLKFCKSQALGGHMNRHRQERETETLNRARQLVFNNDNLIAPPHLGCQPIPHVAGGYHHQAGNIGDPTLSYRPQPPPVYTTRLFSGNSTTLLPPGQPPQPPHQPPYMYPSPPRLLSFSSQYPTGHSNDYFVGHVLSGNSHSSTPNNFMGSSTLPDGSNNYTCIGAPIGHGLGLGSGSNRGTEGLNNNGF; from the exons AT gAGTCCAGAAAGAAACCCTCTTGACCTCAACAACTTACCTGATGACTTTTGTAGAGATGGTAAACAAGTTATTGAAG CAGggtataggaaaaagaaaaacggcgctaaagaaggaaaagaagagtGTGGTAAAGTCTATGAATGTAGGTTTTGTTCCCTCAAGTTCTGCAAATCTCAAGCTCTTGGGGGACATATGAACCGCCACCGTCAAG AGAGGGAGACAGAAACTCTGAACCGGGCTCGTCAGCTCGTCTTCAATAACGATAACCTAATTGCTCCTCCTCACTTAGG TTGCCAGCCAATTCCTCATGTAGCTGGAGGTTATCATCATCAAGCAGGAAATATTGGTGATCCAACACTCTCATATAGACCACAACCACCACCAGTTTATACAACAAGGTTATTTTCCGGCAACTCCACCACCCTCTTGCCACCAGGACAACCACCACAACCACCTCATCAACCACCCTACATGTACCCTTCTCCGCCGCGTCTCCTCTCCTTTTCTTCTCAATATCCAACCGGCCATTCAAACGATTACTTTGTTGGCCATGTTCTTTCGGGAAACTCACACTCATCAACTCCAAATAACTTCATGGGATCATCAACTTTACCTGATGGTAGTAACAATTACACTTGCATTGGTGCACCAATAGGACATGGACTTGGACTTGGCAGTGGAAGTAATAGAGGCACAGAAGGGCTTAATAATAATGGATTTTAG